In Rattus norvegicus strain BN/NHsdMcwi chromosome 1, GRCr8, whole genome shotgun sequence, a genomic segment contains:
- the Vom1r2-ps2 gene encoding vomeronasal type-1 receptor 2-like: MDSKDLAVGVIFIVQCSMGILRHLTLLSYYLMLHYNKHSLKPIDLILMNMFIANFLIIFSKSLLQTVETFGMKLFFSVFVCKFLLYIERVGRNVSVANVCLLSVFQAITISPRNSCLNGLKVKVPKYITLSIFLCWALYFIANMILPVYAYTRWSSNNMTYKRTLKYCFSVGHDEVTGSIFTILFVFPEVFLAILIVWSGSSMIVILYRHKQQVQHIYCNYASTRTSPASRATKSIVVLVSVFICFYSVSSIIYGCIALFCDNSWWLVNIADIVALCFPVLGSFVLSHNPVFPRFSLSWIRNTQSI; this comes from the coding sequence ATGGATTCCAAGGATCTGGCAGTAGGAGTTATATTCATCGTTCAATGTTCCATGGGAATTCTGAGACATTTAACTCTTCTATCTTACTACTTAATGCTTCATTATAATAAACACTCATTAAAACCAATTGATTTGATTCTCATGAACATGTTCATAGCCAACTTCTTGATAATTTTCTCCAAAAGTTTGCTACAGACAGTGGAAACTTTTGGGATGAAACTGTTCTTCAGTGTCTTTGTTTGCAAATTTCTTTTGTATATTGAAAGAGTTGGCCGAAATGTTTCTGTTGCTAACGTCTGTCTCTTGAGTGTCTTCCAAGCCATCACCATCAGTCCCAGAAACTCCTGCCTTAATGGTCTTAAAGTAAAAGTTCCAAAGTACATCACCCTCTCTATTTTCCTTTGCTGGGCCCTGTATTTTATTGCAAATATGATTTTACCAGTGTATGCATATACTAGGTGGAGCAGCAATAACATGACATATAAAAGAACATTAAAATACTGCTTTAGTGTAGGTCATGATGAAGTTACAGGCTCTATTTTTACAATACTTTTTGTATTCCCTGAAGTCTTTCTTGCTATTCTTATTGTCTGGTCTGGAAGCTCAATGATCGTCATTCTGTATAGGCACAAGCAGCAGGTTCAACACATCTACTGCAATTATGCTTCCACCAGAACATCCCCCGCATCAAGAGCCACTAAGAGCATTGTGGTACTAGTGTCAgtctttatttgcttttattctgTCTCCTCCATCATATATGGTTGCATTGCTCTTTTCTGTGATAATAGCTGGTGGTTGGTAAACATCGCAGATATTGTtgctctgtgttttcctgtattggGTTCCTTTGTGCTGAGCCATAACCCTGTCTTTCCCAGATTCAGCTTATCCTGGATAAGAAATACACAAAGCATATAA